The DNA segment AAATACGTGGTGCTTGCGAGTTGAGTCTTGAGGTTAGGATGTTATGGTATGGTGCTTAGTGTGCTTTAATTATTCTTGGCaggatgagttaggagagttgcttGAAAATGTCGTCTCTatttgaagtgtagtttgattgctcggggACGAGTAATAGTTTAAGTGCGGGGTGTTGATGGCAGGTTAGGAACTCGTATTTTGGCTTTATTTTACACTATAATTACTACACTTTAAATGTATTTGAGACTAATTATTAGTACTTGGAACTTATTATGTATGTTATGTTGTATATGATATGATTTTGAGTGAATAAGAAAGTTTGAAGCTAAAATAGatgatttggagttttgaagtctgagtagaagcccaagaaattaagtcgggatcatgtTCTGGGGTCGAAGACCAAGTCTagatatcaaaaaaaaaaattactctaAGAAAAATGTACTACCGCCCCATGTCATGTGCCGCAGGGCACGGGTTGCTAGTGCAAAATTTCTGCAGAGTGAAAAAAAATAGGCCTCGGAACTTGCCCACTAATGCGGCGCATGGTGCGCCGCCCGGGGCATCGCGGTAGTGTAATTTTTCGTCCAACTTTTTCCACTTCGGCTCAGTAAGGTAGTTTCATCCGAGCCCATTCCTACAtagtataaatacaccaaaaatgcGATTTTTTAAAAACGTTTGACCTACGGAAGATCGAAAGAGCTTTGGAGACTCTAAGGCACAAGGATTCATCATTCTTTCCTCAACTCAACACCCGAGTTTGAATTGAAttcatgttttcttattcttCAACTCTATCTGTGATTACTTCCTCCATGATGGAGTAATTTACTTTAGAGTTTGACGGATATGATGTTTTGATTGATATTTATAGATTTTAACTCTAGTATTTTGCATGAATTcgtttatggagctttgaattgaTTGCAATTTTGTTCACCGAattatgtaatcgaaagaggaatattttgggTGATTATCTTTGCACTATTTCGTTTGGTTTAATTCATTGATTCTTTTAAGTAATCAAAAGAGCTTgctgaattgttgattaaatcaagttaggagaatattcgagagacatTTTCCTAAAGACTAGTCCATTAACgtgttcttgcatatcttcacagtgctTTATATTAGTTTACCTCATAGAGTTCatatttaatcgagagaggagtcttggCTATACGattgaactaatcatcgagtgaattcatagaatcattagaacattagaggGAATTGAACTGGAGTTAGATCCCGAATAACGATTTTGCTCCTATCTAGTCACGACCCTTATTTTGATTATTTCagtgttgctcaaatcttgtcTTTTCGTGATCAATTGTTAATTGTTGTAGTTTTAATAATTACTTTAGTTCATAATCATTCCAACCAAAGTGTTAATTATCCTGAATAGTAATAACTCATAAGTTATTTGaacattatttaaattaaatacttGTGAACACgataattatactatactatctttgattagCGAATATAAATTTTCTTCTATGTTTTGCGCTCATCAATAATTTTGAATAGTCAGTATTTTTCATGAATATGTTTTGAACACGTATCGAATGTCAAAATAAAATACCGGAATAGGAGAACCGGAGTATTAGATTGAAAAAGTAAAGATGTCTATCGGGCAATTTTACCTTTTTAAATGTgaaattttttgtttaaaaattaaTGTACGAATTTACATAAAAAACTAATATACGTGTCAGATAAAGGGAGTAGGTTCACCGGCTCTCAACGGAGTTAACATAAACCCGAGTTTATTAAAGCGGGTCAATGACCTACTACTTGTATTCCCTTTTGCTTCACTGAACCGCTCCTCTCTCGATCTCACGCTTTCTTCTTTATAGGGTTTTTGCAAGGTTTTAGAAAGTTTCCCAAATTTGAAATTCTTCAGTCTGACTTGAGCTGAAGCTTTTTCTGGCTACAAAACCCTAGACTTTATTACGGGTAAGCCCTCAATATTTGTACAATTTGATTTACATATCTGGTTAGATTGATTTAGTTCTTTGTGTACTTTGTTTAAACCTTCTTCATACTGTTAAAGATTCAAGATTGAAGATGGGGTTCTactgaaaaaagtgaaaaatttacATTTCTTGAAACTTTTGGGGGAATTGTATGTTTGAGAAATTGAGGGACTTTAGGTTTTGTATGCTGTTAAAAAATTGAAGATTGAAGGTGGGTTTCTGCTGAAAAATGTGGAAATTGTGATATTTTAGGGAATTTTGAGTTCTGAGTTATGTGAAAGAGACTAGGGTATTGTATACTGTTTGAATCTTCTTTTTACTGTTAAAGATTGAAGCGAGTTCTACTGGAACATACATCTTCGGGAAGTGTTGGGGCAGTGGTGATATTTTTGGGAAATTTGAGTTCTGAGTTATGCGAGAGAGACTAGGTTTTGTATACTGTTCGAATCCTTATTATTATACTGTTAGAGATTGAAGACTGAAGGTGTTTTTCTACTGAAGAGTACATTTCTGGAATGTTTTTGGGAAGTGGTGAGATTTTTAGGAATTTTGAGTTCTGAGTTATGTCAGAGAGTCCTGGATTTTGTATACTGTCTGAAGCTTCTTTTTACTGTTAAAAGATTGAAGATTGAAGGTCGGCTTCTGCTGAAAAATACATTTCTAGAAGATTTTGGGAAATTGGTGGTAATTTTGGAAAGTTGAGTTCGAGTTAAGTGATATGAGGTTTTGAATATGAACGATGGAGGCGGGGAGAATGTGGAAGACAGTggcaaaaagaagaaatcaggggTCAATGCATTTTCCCAGGCTATTGCTAGAATTGTCATTGCACAGATATGTGAGAGTGTAGGGTTTCAGGGTTTTCAGCATTCTGCATTGGATGCGCTCTCAGATGTGGCGGTCCGGTATGTTCGAGAAGTAGGGAAGACAGCTGATTTGTATGCGAATTTAGCTGGCAGGAGTCAGGGAAAtgtgtttgatgtgattcaagGATTGGAAGATTTGGGTTCCGTCCAGGGTTTTTCTGGTGCTTCAGATGTCAATCGCTGCCTTTTTAGTTCCGGGACGATCAGAGAACTAATTAGACATGTTAATGAGGCTGAGGAAAACCCCTTTGCGTATTCTATTCCCGGTTTTCCAGTTGTCAAGGATGTGAAACGAAACCCTAGCTTTGTACAAGCTGGAGAAAGCCCCCCAGAGCACGTGCCTTCTTGGTTACCAGTGTTCCCAGACTCAGAAAGCTACTCAAATTTGAATTCAGCAGAGAAGAAAGACAGTGATTGTAGAAACAGTAAGGTTGAGCAAGTTGAAGAGCTGAGAAATGCAGACAAGCCTTTGGTGCCAGGGAGTGGCTTAGGAGCTTCTGTAGCTATTAGTCAGGAAAATCCTTCCAAGGCTAAAAGAGTAATTCAATGTAATCCGTTTCTTGCCCCACCTCTGCACTTCGGGGAGAAGGAAGTGTCTCAAGTTTCTGTTCCTGTTAGACTTTCCGATGAGGCCTTGGTTCAGCCTCAAAATCATGCAGCAATGGAGAACCAAGCTTGTATGTTAGAGACATTTGCACCAGCCAATGAAGCAGTCAAGGCTACTCCAGTGGACATTGAAGATGGCAGGAATAACATTCTATTAAACACCAAATCCCCTCTACAATTTAGATTGAGAAGGAGCGGAAAACCATTAGGTAAGGCAGTTGGTCTTCTGGATAAGGACCATGAGAACTTTGCATCTCCTCTTTGTGGTGAAAATGGAAAAGATGATAAGAAGAGGAGGGCGGAACAGATCCTTAAAGAATCTGAATCTGAATCTGATATGCAGGATTTGCCTCACTTGTAAATTAGGAATCATTACTTAGAACTTGTATACTAGTTTAGCAAACTGGTGGCAGTTGCTGGTTCCTAGGTTATCAAAGTTAGGGGCCTAGAATTGTCTGTGCTTGGATCATACAGACTGCTAGAGTGGTAATTTTCACACTTTTTTGAGGTATGTAGTGTCAGTAATATTTTGCACTTTTGTAGTACTATTGAAgtatccatttttcttttctggtGTGATCTTTCTTGCCGCTCAACAGTATATTGTGTGTTAAATGGACATTAAATCATCCCCCTGCTTCACTTCTGGTGCACTATATTTTTTTGTTCCCTTTCTGTGTCCTCTTTAAAAAGAATTTCCACCTACAGTTTGCAATACAAATCTAAATCTccaaactaaaagaaaaagatgACATACTCAGGTGGGAGAGGAAAGAGAGAATATAATAGAAAGGCTTGCTCATTTTAAATTTCTGCAGCATTTTAGgcgtattcttccttttctgggGAATTGCAGGTTGTTGCATATAGTAAGAGAAATTGTGTAATTGGCGTTGATGATCCCTGATTGTGTACAGCTATCTAGAAAACCAAATAAGTTTGAACTTTGTGAACTATGTTGCCAGTGGGTAATTAAAAAGTCTTGGAATATAATATCATCTCAATTCCTCTGGCTAGTCTGATTTGTAGGTTTTATTGCATAGTTTGATGCTGGTGTTTCACTTGAtatacatgttatgtgtagatCAAAGCACTACTTCTTTCTTCCCTCCCTTCTGTCAATGAGCCGTAACAGTGACTACAGTGCACCTATAAACAAATGTGACGACATTATGTAAGCAACAATTAAACATGACAAACATTCCGGACATAGtatttgttattattgtttaacATTGCACACTTATTGTATAAGTTTAAACTAATACAGTATGTGTGCAACGTTAAACAATAATATGTTAAACACTGATAGATGTCATGGAATCTTTGTAAGAAGAACAAGGG comes from the Nicotiana tabacum cultivar K326 chromosome 14, ASM71507v2, whole genome shotgun sequence genome and includes:
- the LOC107814805 gene encoding transcription initiation factor TFIID subunit 8-like, with amino-acid sequence MNDGGGENVEDSGKKKKSGVNAFSQAIARIVIAQICESVGFQGFQHSALDALSDVAVRYVREVGKTADLYANLAGRSQGNVFDVIQGLEDLGSVQGFSGASDVNRCLFSSGTIRELIRHVNEAEENPFAYSIPGFPVVKDVKRNPSFVQAGESPPEHVPSWLPVFPDSESYSNLNSAEKKDSDCRNSKVEQVEELRNADKPLVPGSGLGASVAISQENPSKAKRVIQCNPFLAPPLHFGEKEVSQVSVPVRLSDEALVQPQNHAAMENQACMLETFAPANEAVKATPVDIEDGRNNILLNTKSPLQFRLRRSGKPLGKAVGLLDKDHENFASPLCGENGKDDKKRRAEQILKESESESDMQDLPHL